The DNA segment GTTTGTCGTTTTTAGATGTAGCTCTCGATTGGAAAGTCGGATCGCGCTTTCAAAACCGGATGTCGTGCTCGTCGTATCGTAAACGATTGCAAATCGGTTTGCAAGAGACTCTAAACTTGTTTTACGAAGATCGATCGCTTCGTCGGCTCCGAGATTGAGAGAAAGAGAAAGCAGATGATCGTGTCTCGCAAGCGCGGAAATTTTAAAATCGATTTTGGAAGAAGCCCGATAAGCGGCTAATGCAGCGATGACGAGACTGCCCAGTCTTCTCGGACCTAAAACGGCAACGTTATCTCCCTTCTTCGGAGGAGAAGCGATGACCGCTTGTAAAGAAGCCGCGAACGGTTCGATAAGAACCGCGGTCTTATCGGGAAGATTTGTAAACGGAATCGCAGCATTCTGCGGAGCTAAGATATAAGGACCGAATCCTCCGGGAAGTCTGTCGATCCCGAGGACTTTTCTTTCGGGACTGTGAGTGTGAATTCCTTCTTCACAGAATTCATCCATGAGTTGGTCTCCTCTCGCTTCAAAAGTATCGTTGATTTCGACTACGTATTTTTTTTTGATTCCATCGGTGGTTTCCAAATCCTCCGCGATGACTTCGTGTCCGATGACTTGAGGTAAAGGGAATGGAAGAAATCTGCGAGATAAATCCGTCGAACAAACTCCGCAGAGTTTTGATTTTAGAAGTTTATACCCCGGACCAAGATGTAGATATTCTTTTCCATTTCTGGAAATTTTCCAACCGGTTTCCAGGCTTCCTTCGAATTGATAGTCGGCACTTTCAAAAGAATCATCCGAGCGATAGTCCATGGCTGCAAATCGGATTTTCATATATCTACTGATGACTTAGACAAAGAATCTAAGAATTATGGTAAGCGTAGAATGGTTTGTAATTCCGACAAATCCATTCTCATTCGTTTGAGAATACGATCTGTCCTTTTTTCCAGACTTGAAATTGTCCCGGTTTGTAGAGGTTCCATTCTTCATTGGAT comes from the Leptospira sp. WS92.C1 genome and includes:
- a CDS encoding alcohol dehydrogenase catalytic domain-containing protein; translation: MKIRFAAMDYRSDDSFESADYQFEGSLETGWKISRNGKEYLHLGPGYKLLKSKLCGVCSTDLSRRFLPFPLPQVIGHEVIAEDLETTDGIKKKYVVEINDTFEARGDQLMDEFCEEGIHTHSPERKVLGIDRLPGGFGPYILAPQNAAIPFTNLPDKTAVLIEPFAASLQAVIASPPKKGDNVAVLGPRRLGSLVIAALAAYRASSKIDFKISALARHDHLLSLSLNLGADEAIDLRKTSLESLANRFAIVYDTTSTTSGFESAIRLSNRELHLKTTNGQEVFGVKKLTELVVDELSLLQFSDENLTFHWEKENRANQTVYVAPSVGKISLPSHFKVYYGSIEEAEKILTSPNFKGHVPRFDLGIAGTAEEIDLLIRPNFHHENSLIRPRSAILFKGESKKNSLLEFLNSGKSIRTSRCGDFYLAIQLLQENAKVTEALEKNMITHSYSPENLSQAFKTAHSPKAIKVVITHA